Proteins encoded together in one Sylvia atricapilla isolate bSylAtr1 chromosome 2, bSylAtr1.pri, whole genome shotgun sequence window:
- the PRDX4 gene encoding peroxiredoxin-4 isoform X2 yields the protein MEAGGGPGAWCSALLLLLLAALGAQAEAEEPRPARQRGDEQCHYYAGGQVYPGEAARLPVSDHSLHLSQAKISKPAPYWEGTAVINGEFKELKLTDYEGKYLVFFFYPLDFTFVCPTEIIAFSDRIEEFRAINTEVVACSVDSKFTHLAWINTPRKQGGLGPMKIPLLSDLTHQISKDYGVYLEDQGHTLRGLFIIDNKRILRQITMNDLPVGRSVDETLRLVQAFQYTDKHGEVCPAGWKPGSETIKPEEAMRVWWPREEL from the exons ATGGAGGcgggcggcgggcccggggcctGGTGCTccgcgctgctgctgctgctgctggcggcGCTGGGAGCCCAAGCGGAGGCGGAGGAGCCGCGCCCGGCGCGGCAGCGCGGGGACGAGCAGTGCCATTACTACGCGGGCGGGCAGGTGTACCCCGGGGAGGCGGCCCGGCTGCCCGTCTCCGACCACTCGCtgcacctcagccaggccaaGA TCTCCAAGCCAGCACCTTACTGGGAGGGAACAGCAGTCATCAATGGAGAGTTTAAAGAGCTGAAGTTAACGGATtatgaaggaaaatatcttgTCTTCTTCTTCTATCCTCTTGATTT TACGTTTGTCTGCCCAACTGAGATAATTGCCTTCAGTGACCGAATTGAAGAATTCAGAGCAATAAATACTGAAGTAGTAGCATGTTCTGTGGACTCAAAATTCACTCACTTGGCATG GATTAATACTCCTCGTAAACAAGGAGGACTTGGACCAATGAAGATTCCCCTTCTTTCTGATCTGACACACCAGATTTCAAAGGATTATGGAGTGTATCTGGAAGATCAAGGACATACACTTAG aggCCTTTTCATTATTGACAATAAGAGAATCCTTCGACAGATCACGATGAATGACCTTCCTGTTGGGAGATCAGTGGATGAAACGCTTCGTTTAGTACAAGCATTCCAGTACACAGACAAACATGGAGAAG tttgccCTGCTGGTTGGAAACCTGGCAGTGAAACA ATCAAACCAGAGGAAGCCATGAGAGTGTGGTGGCCAAGGGAAGAACT ATAA
- the PRDX4 gene encoding peroxiredoxin-4 isoform X1 → MEAGGGPGAWCSALLLLLLAALGAQAEAEEPRPARQRGDEQCHYYAGGQVYPGEAARLPVSDHSLHLSQAKISKPAPYWEGTAVINGEFKELKLTDYEGKYLVFFFYPLDFTFVCPTEIIAFSDRIEEFRAINTEVVACSVDSKFTHLAWINTPRKQGGLGPMKIPLLSDLTHQISKDYGVYLEDQGHTLRGLFIIDNKRILRQITMNDLPVGRSVDETLRLVQAFQYTDKHGEVCPAGWKPGSETIIPDPAGKLKYFDKLN, encoded by the exons ATGGAGGcgggcggcgggcccggggcctGGTGCTccgcgctgctgctgctgctgctggcggcGCTGGGAGCCCAAGCGGAGGCGGAGGAGCCGCGCCCGGCGCGGCAGCGCGGGGACGAGCAGTGCCATTACTACGCGGGCGGGCAGGTGTACCCCGGGGAGGCGGCCCGGCTGCCCGTCTCCGACCACTCGCtgcacctcagccaggccaaGA TCTCCAAGCCAGCACCTTACTGGGAGGGAACAGCAGTCATCAATGGAGAGTTTAAAGAGCTGAAGTTAACGGATtatgaaggaaaatatcttgTCTTCTTCTTCTATCCTCTTGATTT TACGTTTGTCTGCCCAACTGAGATAATTGCCTTCAGTGACCGAATTGAAGAATTCAGAGCAATAAATACTGAAGTAGTAGCATGTTCTGTGGACTCAAAATTCACTCACTTGGCATG GATTAATACTCCTCGTAAACAAGGAGGACTTGGACCAATGAAGATTCCCCTTCTTTCTGATCTGACACACCAGATTTCAAAGGATTATGGAGTGTATCTGGAAGATCAAGGACATACACTTAG aggCCTTTTCATTATTGACAATAAGAGAATCCTTCGACAGATCACGATGAATGACCTTCCTGTTGGGAGATCAGTGGATGAAACGCTTCGTTTAGTACAAGCATTCCAGTACACAGACAAACATGGAGAAG tttgccCTGCTGGTTGGAAACCTGGCAGTGAAACA ATAATTCCAGATCCAGCTGGAAAACTGAAGTACTTTGATAAACTAAACTGA